In a single window of the Pirellulales bacterium genome:
- a CDS encoding LysR family transcriptional regulator, which yields MEAAVELRHLRYFVAVAEAENVSRAALKLHVSQPPLSRQIRDLEDELGFLLLKRTAKSVSLTEAGRTFLNEARAVLQRADEGVKKARAVATAGETDLHVGYSPTPFAEILPKTLRGFQRAMPKVHVRLHDWSNKTILAGIRDGRIQLGLTTRSPKTGALHDVRYEELFRQRVCVAVAPQHPFARRRAIPIAEVAAEPVIGLTREDYPNYYDLLSVIFSKVKQKPRVIEEHDSMPGVLSVVEAGSGVAVAVDFGYSFGKRIKFLHLTPEPKPFSVGIVARKGRLSWAAEKFWQCAKDVASVK from the coding sequence GTGGAAGCGGCTGTGGAACTGAGGCACCTCCGCTACTTTGTTGCTGTCGCCGAGGCCGAGAACGTCTCGCGCGCGGCGCTGAAACTTCACGTCTCTCAACCGCCGTTAAGTCGTCAGATTCGCGATCTTGAAGATGAGCTCGGTTTCCTTCTGCTCAAACGCACGGCAAAATCGGTCAGCCTAACAGAGGCCGGTCGCACGTTCTTGAACGAAGCTCGCGCGGTGTTGCAACGAGCTGACGAAGGCGTGAAAAAGGCGCGAGCAGTTGCCACTGCGGGTGAGACCGACCTGCACGTCGGCTACTCACCGACGCCATTCGCCGAAATTCTGCCCAAAACCTTACGGGGATTTCAGAGAGCGATGCCAAAGGTGCACGTCAGATTGCACGATTGGAGCAACAAAACCATTCTCGCTGGCATACGCGATGGCCGGATTCAACTCGGATTGACAACTCGTTCCCCAAAGACTGGTGCGCTGCACGATGTGCGATATGAGGAGTTGTTCCGCCAACGCGTTTGCGTGGCGGTCGCCCCGCAGCATCCCTTTGCCCGCCGCCGCGCCATTCCGATTGCCGAAGTTGCGGCCGAACCGGTGATTGGCCTCACCCGCGAAGACTATCCGAATTACTACGATTTACTCTCGGTCATCTTTTCGAAGGTGAAACAGAAACCGCGCGTCATCGAGGAACATGACAGCATGCCCGGCGTCCTGTCGGTCGTCGAAGCGGGAAGCGGCGTTGCCGTTGCGGTAGACTTTGGTTACAGTTTCGGAAAACGAATAAAGTTCTTGCACCTCACTCCTGAGCCGAAGCCATTTT